A part of Biomphalaria glabrata chromosome 3, xgBioGlab47.1, whole genome shotgun sequence genomic DNA contains:
- the LOC106072575 gene encoding polyribonucleotide nucleotidyltransferase 1, mitochondrial-like has product MAAPIVWCRVRECRKCMSVWLRYSRFTHTNPWKDTSNSAEVEFELGERVYKFSTGKLARFADGAAVAQLGETSVLVTTVSQKSGGNQSFLPLTVDFRQKAAAAGRIPTNFLRRELGPSEKEILTSRIIDRSLRPLFPAGFYNNTQVICNLLAVDGVNDPDVISINAASAALAVSDIPWGGPVGAVRLGVIGEEVLINPTRKQLQKSSLNLVITGTTERKVVMLEGEADRLSLHKVEQALSQGLKATQTIINQIIELQTKVGKPKRTVEPPKQCPQHILDGIKNLAMNHVRDILFNNEHDKISRDEALKALGVSVVTGIKESFPDEEENVIQTAYQAFVKQTFRDLILDEDRRCDGRALNQLRDISCAVDLYKPLHGSALFQRGQTQVLCTVTFDTLESAYKSDPISVITGSMKEKNFMLHYEFPPYATNETGRGGIGRRELGHGALAERGLKAILPEESDFTTRLTAEVLESNGSSSMASVCGGSLALMDAGVPVKEAAAGVAMGLITRTEPETGKIVHYKILTDLLGIEDYMGDMDFKMAATASGLTAIQADIKLPGIPFYVVVKALEGGFAATKEIMEIMNKVISTPRKNMKVCGPVTEKLELDHSKQTKLAGLGGYNIRKIKSETGVTITRIDDKSFQIFAPNMEAMAEAKEMIDKLMEEQKEPELEFGAIYTGKIVEIRDFGVMVELHPRLKPILLHNSQLDQRKVSHASSLGMEVGHEITVKYFGRDPSSGSHRISRKVLQGPTVPLIRNLNPQATEHQ; this is encoded by the exons atggCTGCGCCCATAGTTTGGTGCAGGGTACGGGAGTGTAGAAAGTGTATGAGTGTTTGGTTGCGTTACAGTCGCTTTACTCATACAAATCCATGGAAAGATACTAGCAATAGTGCAGAAGTTGAATTTGAGCTCGGTGAAAG AGTATATAAGTTTAGTACTGGGAAACTTGCAAGATTTGCAGATGGAGCTGCTGTTGCTCAG TTGGGAGAAACTTCCGTCCTTGTCACCACTGTCAGCCAGAAATCTGGTGGGAATCAATCATTTCTTCCTCTCACA GTTGATTTTAGACAAAAAGCTGCTGCTGCTGGGAGGATCCCCACAAATTTTTTACGGCGTGAACTTGGTCCCTCGGAAAAAGAAATACTGACAAGTAGAATCATTG ACAGATCATTGCGACCATTGTTCCCTGCTGGTTTTTATAACAACACTCAG GTTATCTGTAATTTATTGGCTGTTGATGGAGTCAATGACCCAGATGTTATCAGTATCAATGCAG CTTCAGCAGCTTTGGCAGTCTCAGATATACCCTGGGGTGGGCCTGTAG GTGCTGTTAGACTGGGAGTCATAGGTGAAGAGGTGTTAATCAACCCCACGCGTAAGCAGCTTCAGAAAAGTAGTTTAAATCTGGTCATAACTGGCACAACTGAGCGTAAAGTAG TCATGTTAGAAGGTGAAGCAGACAGATTAAGTTTACACAAAGTAGAGCAAGCCTTATCTCAGGGTTTAAAAGCTACACAGACTATTATTAACCAGATAATAGAACTTCAGACGAAAGTTGGTAAACCAAAAAGGACAGTAGAACCACCCAAGCAATGTCCACAGCACATATTGGATGGAATCAAAAA TTTAGCCATGAACCATGTGAGAGATATTCTGTTCAACAATGAACATGACAAG aTATCTCGAGATGAAGCCCTGAAGGCTTTGGGTGTGTCTGTTGTCACGGGGATTAAAG AAAGCTTCCCTGATGAGGAAGAGAATGTTATTCAAACAGCTTATCAAGCATTTGTGAAACAGACATTTAGAGATTTGATCCTAGATGAAGATAGACG atGTGATGGGCGTGCCTTGAATCAGTTGAGGGATATTTCCTGTGCTGTTGACTTGTATAAACCTCTCCATGGCTCAGCATTGTTTCAGCGTGGACAAACACAG GTGCTGTGCACAGTGACCTTTGACACTTTGGAATCTGCATACAAGTCTGATCCTATATCTGTGATAACAGG GAgtatgaaagagaaaaattttATGCTTCACTATGAG tttccACCTTATGCTACCAATGAGACAGGGAGGGGAGGTATTGGTAGGAGAGAATTAGGTCATG GTGCTCTGGCTGAGAGGGGTTTAAAAGCAATACTTCCAGAGGAATCAGACTTTACAACAAGACTCACAGCAGAAGTTCTAGAATCTAATG GATCTTCATCAATGGCTTCTGTGTGTGGAGGAAGTCTGGCACTAATGGATGCTGGTGTTCCAGTAAAGGAAGCAGCAGCTGGTGTGGCCATGGGGCTTATTACTCGAACAGAGCCAGAAACTGGAAAAATTGtccattataaaatattaactGATTTGTTG GGCATTGAAGACTATATGGGGGACATGGATTTCAAGATGGCTGCCACAGCTTCTGGGCTCACTGCCATTCAG gCTGACATAAAATTACCTGGCATTCCTTTTTATGTTGTGGTCAAAGCTTTGGAAGGTGGCTTTG ctgCAACCAAAGAAATCATGGAGATTATGAACAAAGTGATATCAACACCCAGAAAAAATATGAAAGTGTGTGGCCCAGTCACAG agAAATTGGAACTGGATCactcaaaacaaacaaagcttgcTGGTCTTGGGGGATACAACATCAGGAAAATTAAATCAGAAACAG GTGTGACAATCACACGAATAGATGACAAAAGTTTTCAAATCTTTGCCCCAAACATGGAGGCTATGGCTGAGGCTAAAGAAATGATTGATAAATTAATGGAAGAACAG aaAGAACCAGAATTAGAGTTTGGAGCAATTTACACTGGGAAGATTGTGGAAATTAG AGACTTTGGTGTGATGGTTGAGCTGCATCCAAGATTAAAGCCAATTTTGTTACACAATTCACAGTTGGATCAGAGAAAG GTGTCTCATGCTAGCTCTCTAGGAATGGAAGTTGGACATGAAATAACTGTCAAATACTTTGGCCGAGACCCATCCTCCGGGTCTCACCGCATATCTCGCAAAGTCTTACAAGGTCCGACTGTTCCACTCATCAGAAATCTGAACCCTCAAGCAACAGAACATCAATGA